A window of Candidatus Thermoplasmatota archaeon genomic DNA:
AAAAAAGAAACAGGGCAGACTCAGGCTTTTCTATCAGGCAACCCTGAATATGAAAAAGAACTTATGCATGTTAAGAGTAGTAATGTGTATTGGGGTTTCACCGAGACGCTGAAATCAGTTTATGATGTACTTAAAAAGATGCATAATGGTAACGCTAGCGACTATGTGCTGTGGTTTTTGATCATAATGGCTGTCGTATTTATCTTCATGGGGTTGATATAAAATGGAACTCATAGAATTATCAAAAACAACTATAATAATCATATTGGGTTCAATAGGATTAGCAGCTTTTGGCATAATATTCGGGTTGATATACAAGGGTTTTGATAGGAAGATTTCTGCTCATATGCAGGGCCGTATAGGACCACCAATTAGACAACCATTTAGGGATGTTTCTAAGTTGTTTGTAAAAGAAAACATTGTACCTGAAAATGCGATACCATGGGTTTTCAACCTGGCACCACTTGTTGGTCTTGTCGCAACAATATCTATTCTTTTGTATTTACCTATAGCAGGATTCCCATCGTTGCTTGATAATGAGATTATTCTTCCAAAAGGTGATCTTATTTTGATTCTTTACCTACTACTCATACCATCATTGGCAATGGTCATAGGTGGTTTTGCCTCTGGTTCACCATATGCAACTGTTGGTGCACAGAGAGAGATGGCTACTATGATAGCCTATGAGTTCCCACTAGCCATCATAATCATAAGTTTTGCATACAGATTGTATGCACAACAAGTCACCAATGTTTTCACGCTATCCGCAATCACCACGACACCGATTTGGGGGGTAGTGGGACCTCTTGGTTTTATCGGCGTCATAATACTATTATTAGCACTTGTTATAGTTACACCGGCTGAACTCTCCAAGATACCATTTGATGCACCAGAGGCAGAGACAGAGATAGCGGGTGGTCTTCTAGTAGAATATTCTGGTAGAAACCTTGCGATGTTTTACCTAACTGATGGCGTAAAAACCGTGGTCATGGCGTCGTTGATAGTCGCATTGTTTTTCCCATATAACCTATCACCAG
This region includes:
- a CDS encoding hydrogenase, with translation MLSLESLLETLKTGNGFWNPVVWVVATAIIFLLIYILRGFGKKDYKKETGQTQAFLSGNPEYEKELMHVKSSNVYWGFTETLKSVYDVLKKMHNGNASDYVLWFLIIMAVVFIFMGLI
- a CDS encoding NADH-quinone oxidoreductase subunit H — its product is MELIELSKTTIIIILGSIGLAAFGIIFGLIYKGFDRKISAHMQGRIGPPIRQPFRDVSKLFVKENIVPENAIPWVFNLAPLVGLVATISILLYLPIAGFPSLLDNEIILPKGDLILILYLLLIPSLAMVIGGFASGSPYATVGAQREMATMIAYEFPLAIIIISFAYRLYAQQVTNVFTLSAITTTPIWGVVGPLGFIGVIILLLALVIVTPAELSKIPFDAPEAETEIAGGLLVEYSGRNLAMFYLTDGVKTVVMASLIVALFFPYNLSPVFGLKEIPAFAVDIVFYLIKVLLVIVFSVTLIRVAIARLKINQIVYTYWVWVTLFALFGLILLMWDQKTMTDLNWQPVLKMIGI